Genomic segment of Streptomyces longhuiensis:
GTCTTGTGGCCGGGCGGCACCTCGGTCCTGGCGCTTGGCCGGCCGGCACCGGTGGAGCGCAGCCGCCGCCCTCCGCGGGCCGGGCGCGCCGATCGCGCCGGACGGCCTGCTGGGGGCGGCGGTGGTCGCCGAGCGGGCCCACGCCGGGGGTGTCCGGGGGTCCGCGCCGGGAGCGCAGGGGGAGGGCGGAGGGCCGGGGGAGCGCCGGGTGTGCGGTTCTCCGAGAGAGGCCTCAACAGCCCCTGTTCGCCGAGGAGTTGAGGAAATCTCCGACGAGGCTAGCCGCGGTCCCGCAGCGCCTTCTCGATCGTCCCCATGATCTCGTCCAGCGGCGCGTCCGTACGCGCCACGGTGACCAGGACGTCGCCTCCGGTGCTCACCGAGGCGGCCGGGGTGCCGGCGGTGGTGGTGTCCCGGCCCGCGCCGATGCCCGTACCGAACGTCTTGCGGACGATCGCGAAGGCGTGGTCGAGCTGGTTCTCGACGTCGCCCTGGCCGCCGGCCCGCAGCCAGCGCCGCAGCACGTGGTTGTGGGCGGTGACGACGGCGGACGCGGCGACCTCGGCGAGCAGCGGGTCGTCATTGCCGTGCTGGTGGGCGTGCTCGTCGAAGTGGCCGAGGAGATAGCGGGTGAACAGCCGCTCGTAGCGGGCCACCGAGGCGATCTCGCGCTCGCGCAGGGTGGGTACCTCGCGCGTGAGGCGGTAGCGCTCCACCGACACGGCGGGCGACGCCGCGTACATCTTCATGACTTCCTTGATGCCGCGGCACACCGTGTCGAGCGGATGCTCGTGCGCGGGCGCCGCGTTGAGGACCGCCTCCGCCCGGATCAGGGTGTCGTCGTGGTCCGGGAAGATCGCCTCTTCCTTGGAGCGGAAGTGGCGGAAGAAGGTCCGCCGTGCTACGCCCGCCGCGGCCGCGATCTCGTCGACCGTCGTGGCCTCGTAGCCCTTCGTCGCGAAGAGTTCCATCGCCGCGGCC
This window contains:
- a CDS encoding TetR family transcriptional regulator yields the protein MQYVHGMSKAAKSSRTTPTPDAPESAAGSRAAAQRLKMRRELAAAAMELFATKGYEATTVDEIAAAAGVARRTFFRHFRSKEEAIFPDHDDTLIRAEAVLNAAPAHEHPLDTVCRGIKEVMKMYAASPAVSVERYRLTREVPTLREREIASVARYERLFTRYLLGHFDEHAHQHGNDDPLLAEVAASAVVTAHNHVLRRWLRAGGQGDVENQLDHAFAIVRKTFGTGIGAGRDTTTAGTPAASVSTGGDVLVTVARTDAPLDEIMGTIEKALRDRG